The proteins below are encoded in one region of Helianthus annuus cultivar XRQ/B chromosome 2, HanXRQr2.0-SUNRISE, whole genome shotgun sequence:
- the LOC110914027 gene encoding uncharacterized protein LOC110914027 isoform X1 has translation MRKPARIGFCELQKDRKTVADNGNWNTNFMLQQHSSLQRVVKLRLVLMLGRNTVEKVWIQPPMHRSYSVPDLMKDGSVNQIESLGGVFKIIPATPKVAQGTLPTSNTNPTTKTDGTDHKEVGEDIAEEKATCKICMVELKEGADDTLKMECNCKGELVLAHQECAIKWFSIKGNKTCEVCKQEVKNLAVTLLRIQRSQSRIHRGNGAMQQLEVTRYRVWQDVPVLVIVSMLAYFCFLEQLLVDKMGSGAIAISLPFSCILGLLASMTSTTMVKRRYAWVYAGVQFALELNVTGVLSVLLATFAGFSGAMCVTSIIYEFLKLRERWNNRPNQSRWTPEMEPPQE, from the exons ATAATGGCAATTGGAACACTAACTTTATGCTGCAACAACATTCAAGTTTACAGAGGGTGGTTAAACTAAGACTAG TCCTTATGCTTGGAAGAAACACTGTTGAA AAAGTTTGGATCCAACCGCCTATGCATCGTTCATATTCCGTTCCTGATTTGATGAAAGACGGAAGCGTAAATCAAATCGAGTCATTAGGTGGCGTATTCAAGATAATTCCCGCTACTCCAAAAGTTGCACAAGGAACACTTCCCACAAGTAATACGAATCCTACAACCAAAACTG ACGGAACCGATCATAAAGAAGTGGGTGAGGACATCGCAGAAGAAAAAGCTACGTGTAAAATATGTATGGTTGAATTAAAGGAAGGTGCCGATGATACCCTTAAAATGGAGTGTAATTGCAAAGGCGAGTTAGTGCTGGCGCATCAAGAATGTGCGATAAAGTGGTTTAGCATTAAAGGAAACAAAACTTGTGAAGTTTGCAAGCAAGAAGTCAAAAACTTGGCTGTTACTCTTTTAAGAATTCAGAGGTCTCAAAGCCGAATCCATAGGGGAAATGGAGCTATGCAACAGTTAGAAGTTACTAGATACAG AGTATGGCAGGATGTACCCGTTCTTGTGATCGTTAGCATGCTTGCATACTTTTGTTTCTTGGAGCAACTTTTGGTAGATAAAATGGGTTCAGGTGCGATTGCTATATCTCTGCCGTTTTCTTGCATATTGGGTCTCCTTGCATCGATGACATCAACAACGATGG TGAAGAGAAGGTATGCATGGGTTTATGCAGGCGTTCAGTTCGCTTTAGAG CTTAACGTGACCGGGGTTTTATCAGTGCTGCTTGCTACATTTGCTGGCTTCAGTGGTGCGATGTGTGTTACTTCGATTATTTACGAATTTTTAAAATTGAGGGAAAGGTGGAACAATCGGCCAAACCAATCTCGCTGGACCCCAGAAATGGAGCCACCTCAGGAGTAA
- the LOC110914027 gene encoding uncharacterized protein LOC110914027 isoform X3: MLQQHSSLQRVVKLRLVLMLGRNTVEKVWIQPPMHRSYSVPDLMKDGSVNQIESLGGVFKIIPATPKVAQGTLPTSNTNPTTKTDGTDHKEVGEDIAEEKATCKICMVELKEGADDTLKMECNCKGELVLAHQECAIKWFSIKGNKTCEVCKQEVKNLAVTLLRIQRSQSRIHRGNGAMQQLEVTRYRVWQDVPVLVIVSMLAYFCFLEQLLVDKMGSGAIAISLPFSCILGLLASMTSTTMVKRRYAWVYAGVQFALELNVTGVLSVLLATFAGFSGAMCVTSIIYEFLKLRERWNNRPNQSRWTPEMEPPQE; encoded by the exons ATGCTGCAACAACATTCAAGTTTACAGAGGGTGGTTAAACTAAGACTAG TCCTTATGCTTGGAAGAAACACTGTTGAA AAAGTTTGGATCCAACCGCCTATGCATCGTTCATATTCCGTTCCTGATTTGATGAAAGACGGAAGCGTAAATCAAATCGAGTCATTAGGTGGCGTATTCAAGATAATTCCCGCTACTCCAAAAGTTGCACAAGGAACACTTCCCACAAGTAATACGAATCCTACAACCAAAACTG ACGGAACCGATCATAAAGAAGTGGGTGAGGACATCGCAGAAGAAAAAGCTACGTGTAAAATATGTATGGTTGAATTAAAGGAAGGTGCCGATGATACCCTTAAAATGGAGTGTAATTGCAAAGGCGAGTTAGTGCTGGCGCATCAAGAATGTGCGATAAAGTGGTTTAGCATTAAAGGAAACAAAACTTGTGAAGTTTGCAAGCAAGAAGTCAAAAACTTGGCTGTTACTCTTTTAAGAATTCAGAGGTCTCAAAGCCGAATCCATAGGGGAAATGGAGCTATGCAACAGTTAGAAGTTACTAGATACAG AGTATGGCAGGATGTACCCGTTCTTGTGATCGTTAGCATGCTTGCATACTTTTGTTTCTTGGAGCAACTTTTGGTAGATAAAATGGGTTCAGGTGCGATTGCTATATCTCTGCCGTTTTCTTGCATATTGGGTCTCCTTGCATCGATGACATCAACAACGATGG TGAAGAGAAGGTATGCATGGGTTTATGCAGGCGTTCAGTTCGCTTTAGAG CTTAACGTGACCGGGGTTTTATCAGTGCTGCTTGCTACATTTGCTGGCTTCAGTGGTGCGATGTGTGTTACTTCGATTATTTACGAATTTTTAAAATTGAGGGAAAGGTGGAACAATCGGCCAAACCAATCTCGCTGGACCCCAGAAATGGAGCCACCTCAGGAGTAA
- the LOC110914027 gene encoding uncharacterized protein LOC110914027 isoform X2, whose translation MRKPARIGFCELQKDRKTVADNGNWNTNFMLQQHSSLQRVVKLRLVLMLGRNTVEKVWIQPPMHRSYSVPDLMKDGSVNQIESLGGVFKIIPATPKVAQGTLPTSNTNPTTKTDGTDHKEVGEDIAEEKATCKICMVELKEGADDTLKMECNCKGELVLAHQECAIKWFSIKGNKTCEVCKQEVKNLAVTLLRIQRSQSRIHRGNGAMQQLEVTRYRVWQDVPVLVIVSMLAYFCFLEQLLVDKMGSGAIAISLPFSCILGLLASMTSTTMGVQFALELNVTGVLSVLLATFAGFSGAMCVTSIIYEFLKLRERWNNRPNQSRWTPEMEPPQE comes from the exons ATAATGGCAATTGGAACACTAACTTTATGCTGCAACAACATTCAAGTTTACAGAGGGTGGTTAAACTAAGACTAG TCCTTATGCTTGGAAGAAACACTGTTGAA AAAGTTTGGATCCAACCGCCTATGCATCGTTCATATTCCGTTCCTGATTTGATGAAAGACGGAAGCGTAAATCAAATCGAGTCATTAGGTGGCGTATTCAAGATAATTCCCGCTACTCCAAAAGTTGCACAAGGAACACTTCCCACAAGTAATACGAATCCTACAACCAAAACTG ACGGAACCGATCATAAAGAAGTGGGTGAGGACATCGCAGAAGAAAAAGCTACGTGTAAAATATGTATGGTTGAATTAAAGGAAGGTGCCGATGATACCCTTAAAATGGAGTGTAATTGCAAAGGCGAGTTAGTGCTGGCGCATCAAGAATGTGCGATAAAGTGGTTTAGCATTAAAGGAAACAAAACTTGTGAAGTTTGCAAGCAAGAAGTCAAAAACTTGGCTGTTACTCTTTTAAGAATTCAGAGGTCTCAAAGCCGAATCCATAGGGGAAATGGAGCTATGCAACAGTTAGAAGTTACTAGATACAG AGTATGGCAGGATGTACCCGTTCTTGTGATCGTTAGCATGCTTGCATACTTTTGTTTCTTGGAGCAACTTTTGGTAGATAAAATGGGTTCAGGTGCGATTGCTATATCTCTGCCGTTTTCTTGCATATTGGGTCTCCTTGCATCGATGACATCAACAACGATGG GCGTTCAGTTCGCTTTAGAG CTTAACGTGACCGGGGTTTTATCAGTGCTGCTTGCTACATTTGCTGGCTTCAGTGGTGCGATGTGTGTTACTTCGATTATTTACGAATTTTTAAAATTGAGGGAAAGGTGGAACAATCGGCCAAACCAATCTCGCTGGACCCCAGAAATGGAGCCACCTCAGGAGTAA
- the LOC110914027 gene encoding uncharacterized protein LOC110914027 isoform X4: MHRSYSVPDLMKDGSVNQIESLGGVFKIIPATPKVAQGTLPTSNTNPTTKTDGTDHKEVGEDIAEEKATCKICMVELKEGADDTLKMECNCKGELVLAHQECAIKWFSIKGNKTCEVCKQEVKNLAVTLLRIQRSQSRIHRGNGAMQQLEVTRYRVWQDVPVLVIVSMLAYFCFLEQLLVDKMGSGAIAISLPFSCILGLLASMTSTTMVKRRYAWVYAGVQFALELNVTGVLSVLLATFAGFSGAMCVTSIIYEFLKLRERWNNRPNQSRWTPEMEPPQE, encoded by the exons ATGCATCGTTCATATTCCGTTCCTGATTTGATGAAAGACGGAAGCGTAAATCAAATCGAGTCATTAGGTGGCGTATTCAAGATAATTCCCGCTACTCCAAAAGTTGCACAAGGAACACTTCCCACAAGTAATACGAATCCTACAACCAAAACTG ACGGAACCGATCATAAAGAAGTGGGTGAGGACATCGCAGAAGAAAAAGCTACGTGTAAAATATGTATGGTTGAATTAAAGGAAGGTGCCGATGATACCCTTAAAATGGAGTGTAATTGCAAAGGCGAGTTAGTGCTGGCGCATCAAGAATGTGCGATAAAGTGGTTTAGCATTAAAGGAAACAAAACTTGTGAAGTTTGCAAGCAAGAAGTCAAAAACTTGGCTGTTACTCTTTTAAGAATTCAGAGGTCTCAAAGCCGAATCCATAGGGGAAATGGAGCTATGCAACAGTTAGAAGTTACTAGATACAG AGTATGGCAGGATGTACCCGTTCTTGTGATCGTTAGCATGCTTGCATACTTTTGTTTCTTGGAGCAACTTTTGGTAGATAAAATGGGTTCAGGTGCGATTGCTATATCTCTGCCGTTTTCTTGCATATTGGGTCTCCTTGCATCGATGACATCAACAACGATGG TGAAGAGAAGGTATGCATGGGTTTATGCAGGCGTTCAGTTCGCTTTAGAG CTTAACGTGACCGGGGTTTTATCAGTGCTGCTTGCTACATTTGCTGGCTTCAGTGGTGCGATGTGTGTTACTTCGATTATTTACGAATTTTTAAAATTGAGGGAAAGGTGGAACAATCGGCCAAACCAATCTCGCTGGACCCCAGAAATGGAGCCACCTCAGGAGTAA